In Ureibacillus thermophilus, the genomic stretch TTTAACATATCTTCCGTGCGGTCGTCCCCTTGATTTGCTGCCTCTTCCATCGCTTCCTTAATCAACTTCATTGTGGCTTTGAAATCGTCGATAATTGTTTGAACCATTTCTTCAGCGCTTTCTGAACCTGCAGCTTCTTTAACGCGAGATAATTCCAAATGCTCTTTCATTGTGGCAACAGGTTTTCCGCCTTTTGTTAAAATCCGCTCTGCCACTTCATCTAAATTGGTTGTAATTTCATTGTATAATTCTTCAAATTTTTCATGCAAAGTAAAAAAGCTTGGACCCGTTACATACCAATGGTAGTTGTGAAGTTTTGTGTATAGCACTGAATAAGTAGAAACAAGCTCATTTAACTGCTGAATAAGTTTATCGTTTTCCATATTGTCACCTCATTTACATATTTTTCATTGCTTATTTTTATTATACTGGTTGTGGCAGGCTGAAACCATAACAACTTCTTGAAATTTCAAAAAGCTCTCAACAAGTAGTATAGGTTTTTTCATTGGAATTATTCTAAATGTTCATTTATGATAGTGTTGTTAGAGGTGATTATGTTGGACAGTGGAATACTTGTCGTAGTGGGAATTATTTATCTCATCTTTATGATTGGAGCGATTGCTCTTTTTATTCATTTCAAAAGAAAAGGCGCTTTCAAACAAACCGTTGATACGAAACAAGAAAAAAACATGAATATAGGGAATGAGCAAGTAAAAAAATGAAACACCTGTTTATTTGGCTGATTCGATTTTATCGAAAATTTATTTCTCCTTTGACGCCGCCCACTTGCCGATTTTATCCAACTTGTTCTCAATATGGACTTCAAGCCTTTGAAAAACATGGCGCCATAAAAGGCTTGATTTTAACAACGATCCGCATTTTAAAATGCCATCCTTTTCATCCAGGCGGCATAGATCCTGTCCCTGACAAATGGCCTTCGAAAAAAAAATAAATTTCGAAGGTTTTTCTTATTGTCTTTTTACCCAAATTCATGGTAATATTATTTCCGTGAAATTTATAAATCGTAATCATTACTATTTATAAAAGGAGTATGAAAATGAAAAAATTTATTGTCTTTATGTTAGCAGCTGTGATGATGCTATTAGCAGCCTGCTCTAATGATGAGCCAACGAAAGAAGCAAATAACCAAATTAAAATTTATACAACAGTATATCCACTCGAATATTTTGCCAAACAAATCGGCGGAGAATTTGTCGATGTTTCATCTATATATCCGCCCGGCGCAAATGAACATACTTTTGAACCTACTCAAAAGGATATGATTGCTTTAGCCGATGCAGATTTATTTTTCTATATCGGTTTAGGGCTCGAAGGATTTGTGGATAATGCAAAAAAATCCCTTGAAAATGAACATGTAAAATTTGTGGCAGTGGCAGAACAAGTCGATGAAGAAAAATTGCACACTTCCACTGGACATTCCCATGAAGAAGCAGGAGAAGAGCAGGAGCATGAACATCATCATGGAGATGTCGACCCTCATCTTTGGCTTTCTCCAATGATTTCAAAAGATTTAGCATTCACAATAAAAAACGAGCTTGTAAAATTGCTGCCTGAACAAGAAGAAACTTTCAATCAAAACTACGAAGAGATAACTAAGCGGCTTGATGAATTAGACCAACAGTTCCAAGAGCTTGCTAACAATGCTTCAAAGAAAACATTCTTTGTATCCCATGCTTCCTTTGGCTATATTGCCGGCCATTATGGACTTACTCAAGTGCCAATTGCCGGGTTGAATTCCCAAAGCGAACCATCTCAAAAAGAGCTTGCAGAAATCGTCGACCTAGCGAAAAAATTTGATATCAAATACATCCTATTTGAACAAAATGTCTCTTCGAAATTAACGAGCGTGATTCAAAAAGAAATCGGCGCTGAATCTTTAATGCTCCACAACTTGAGCGTATTGACAGAGGAAGACATCCAAAATAAAGAAGATTACTTTACTTTAATGGAAAAAAATATTCAAACATTAGAAAAAGCGTTGAATTCATGAAAATAGAAATAAACTGGGACAAAACTAAAGAGGCTGGGACATAAACAAAAAATGAAAGGGGCCGTTGAAAGAGTTTTGATAAAAAATTGAACTAACGAAAAATTGATTGAAGTGACGGGGCAAATTTCTGTCTCGCACGCTTAGTCGCAAAGCGGAGCAAGCTCAAGGAAGTAAATTCAAAGCTTCCCTGCGACGAGCCCTCTCGAGACCACGAGGAGCGAAGGAATGACTCAGAGGAGAGTCTAGCCGTGCCCGCGGAAAGCGTCCCCGGAACGGAAATCAATTTTAATAACGTATCAAAAAAACATCATTTTCTCCTTGGAGAAAATGATGTTTTTTTTAGATTTGTCCCAACCTCTTTCTTACGATAGTAATTCTTTCAGTTTTCTTCGCATTAATTTATTGGAAGCATTTCTCGGCAATGCATCAACGACGTACACATTTTTTGGCACTTTATATTTCGCCAAATGCCCTTTGCAATATTCGAGGATTTCCTCTATTGCCGCATCTTTTTTCAACACTACAAAGGCAACCGGCACTTGTCCCCATGTGTCATCCTCCATTCCGCAAACTCCAGCTTCTTTAATGGCAGGATGGCCCATCAGCACATTTTCCACCTCTGCAGGATAAATATTCTCTCCACCAGAAATAATTAAATCAGAGCGGCGATCCACTACATATAAATAGCCTTCATCATCTAAATAGCCGATATCTCCCGTGTGCAGCCAGCCATCTTCCGTCGAAGGGTTATTTTCAAAACGTCCGATATATCCCGGTGTTACATGTGGGCCGCGGATGCAAATTTCCCCTTCTTCAAAAGGCTCTTTTGCCCCCAAAATTTTAATCTGATTGAAAAATAATGGCTTTCCAGCTGAACCGATTTTGCGGAAGGCATCTTCTGCAGGCAAAGTGGCGGTTTGAGAGGAAGTTTCCGTCATCCCGTACGTTTGCAATACCTTCATTCCCCGTTCTCCTGCCCGCTTTAAATAATCGATTGGAAAAGAGCCCCCTCCTGCAAGCACAAGTTTAAATGCTGGGGATGCCTTCGCTTCCCGTTCTTCAAGCACATGCAAAATTCGTTCAAGCATCACCGCCACAAGGGAAATATGAGTCACTCTGCCGGAAATAATATCTTGTGCAATTAGTTCGCTGTCAAATTTGCGGTAAAGCTTTACTTCATTTCCGTACAACAGCGAACGGACTAAAATGGAAAAGCCGCTAATGTGGAAAAGGGGAACGGCGCAAAGCCAAACATCCTTTTCTGACAGTCCAATATTCAACACGGAAGATAGGGCGTTTGATTGATGGTTCTCCACCGTCTGCCGCACCCCTTTTGGAAATCCCGTTGTACCGCTTGTATACATAATGGAAATGGTCTGCTCTGCTTGCCATTCTTTGCGAATTTCAATGGAATGCCAATCGCTGTTTTCAATTTCTGAAAACAGCCGGAAGTCCACATTTTCAGGAAGTAAAGGCATATCTTGATCATGAACTAAAACCGTTGTTACTTGCGCATCTTCAATTTGATAAGCCAATTCGCTTTTCGTCAATTTCCGGTTTAAAATTACCATCTCACATTGCAAATGCATGCAAGCATACATCACAAAAATAGTATCGGCATCATTCTCCCCTAAAATCGCCACTCTGCTTCCTCTATCTATACCTAAAGCAGCCAGCTGTCCGGCACGCTGTACTGATATTTCTTTTATTTCTTCAAAGGTCCATTGTTTCCCTTCAAAAGTGAGTCCGACTCGATTGGGTGTCAAATACGCCCGTTGTAAAATCCAATTAGGGTACATGAATACGCCTCCATTTCTCCCCTTCATTTTACTAAAATAATGGATTTAATGCCTATAAAAAAAATGAAATAGGCTGCCTTGAAAGCAAAAACTTTCATGACAGCCTATCATAAATAATGCAAACCGTTCTGCATCAAGGGAATCTTGGGAATTGGCCAAAGTTTGGTTTGCGTTTTTCTTTAAACGCATCTCGGCCTTCTTTCGCTTCATCTGTTGTATAGTATAAAAGCGTTGCGTCCCCAGCAAATTGTTGAAGACCAGCAAGACCATCTGAATCTGCATTAAATGCTGCTTTTAAGAAACGTATAGCTGTTGGAGATTTTTCAAGGATTTCTTCACACCATTTTACCGTTTCATCTTCAAGCTGCTCTAAAGGCACCACTTTATTGACTAATCCCATTTCCAAAGCTTCCTGTGCGTTGTATTGGCGGCATAAGTACCAGATTTCACGCGCTTTTTTATGTCCAACGATGCGCGCTAAATAACCGGCGCCATATCCACCATCAAAGGAACCAACTTTTGGACCTGTTTGTCCAAAAATCGCATTGTCTGCAGCAATTGTCAAGTCGCATACTACTTGCAGTACGTTGCCGCCGCCGATGGAGTAACCAGCTACCATTGCAATGACTGGTTTTGGAATGACGCGAATTAAACGTTGCAAATCCAACACGTTTAAGCGAGGGATATTGTCTTCTCCTACATAACCGCCATGGCCGCGCACTTTTTGGTCGCCACCAGAACAGAAAGCTTTATCTCCTTCACCTGTTAAAATAATGACACCGATTTTGGAATCATCGCGGGCGCGGGAGAACGCATCAATCATTTCTTCAACTGTTTTGGGACGAAACGCATTGCGCACTTCTGGACGATTGATTGTAATTTTTGCAATTCCATTGTAATATTCGTACTTAATATCTTCGTAAGTATGTAGAGTTTTCCACTCACGAGCCATTTGAGTAACCTCCCCGATTATTATAAAACTCCCTTAATTATTGTAGCAAATTGTTCTGGATTTTCCACATGAATTGAATGGCCGACATTCGGAACCGTAATATGTTGGGCATTCGGCAATTGAAGCATCATCTCCTCAGCAATGCGAACGAATTTTTCGTCAAGTTCTCCCGTAATCAAAACAACAGGCATATTGAGGCGAATCAACTTGCGCCATAGGGAAGCTTGAGCTCCTGTACCCATTCCTCTCAAACTGTTGGCAAGCCCCATTTCAGTTTGGGAAAGCCTTTCTTCACGGACGGCTTGCTGCACTTCTTTTGGCAGCCTTTTCTGTGAAGCAAAAAGCGGTATATTTTCCCACTTTTCTACAAACCAATGAATGCCCTTTTCTTCAATTTCATCGGCCAACCGTTCATCCGACTGTCTTCTTAGAGCTTGCTCTTCCTCCGTTTGAAGACCTGGTGATGAACTTTCCAATATTAAACGTTTAATCCGTTTTGGAAAGCGGACGGCGTAAGATAATGCCACACGCCCTCCCATAGAATACCCTAATAATGTGAAATCGTGCAAATCCAACTGTTGAAAAATCTCTTCCAAGTCTTTCACTTGTTCAATCATGGAATAGCGGGATGGATCTTTAGGTGATTCGGTTTTCCCGTGTCCTAATAAATCAATGGCCACGATTTTTACTGTATCAGACAGAAGTTCAATAATTCTTTGCCATGTTTTCGTTGAAGCGGTAAAGCCATGCAATAAAACAAGGGTTTCTTGTTTTTGCTCATGCCAAATTTCTACATTTACTTGAACTCCTCGAATCGTTAATGTAGCCATTCTTTCAACTCCAAATGAATTTGCTGCCATAGTCTACGATGAGCTTGAACATTTTCATCCCGGTTCGTTGTGATTTCAATCAGTCTTAATGGTTGTTCACTATTTTCAAATAGCTTTTCTCTTTCATCAAAATGTTTAATGTTGATATAATCCATCTCATACATATTGGCTGCCTCTTGGAAGTGCAATGCCGTTGGTGTTCCGAAAAGATCTTCGTAATATTCTTTCACGGTTGCTTGGGACAAGTAAGAGAAAATGCCTCCGCCGTCATTATTTAATACAATCACTGTCAGTTTGCATGGCTGATAGCGGGTTAATAGAAAAGCATTCAAATCATGCAATGCCGCCAAATCTCCAATCAACAAGTAAGTTTCCCGATTTTCTCTTCCTTTTGAGAAACCAAAAGCTGTTGACATCACCCCATCAATGCCATTTGCCCCACGATTTGCAAAAATTTGAATATCCTTTTTCGTAGGCAATAAAAAAGTATCAATATCTCGGATTGGCATGCTATTGCTTACAAATAAATCGCTTTTTTCAGGCAAATGTTCTAATAAATACTGCACAAATGCCCCTTCATCCTGCTCGCTATAAGTTTGAATATGCTTCATTGCAATTTGTTCTGCCCTTTGCCAAAGGTTCAAGTAGCCTTCATCCATTGCAGAGTGAACTTCCAACTCCTCCAACCATGGTCCAATTGAAGCATGGATGGAATGAGTGGAAACCGATGATGAATCTCTGAACAGTGGATCTTCATCAATGACAACATAGTTTTGAGGCTGCGTTTCTGTCAAGAAAATGGTTAAAAACTTAGATATCGGCTGCGCTCCAAAACGAATAACCGTATCACATGCCGCATACTGTTTAAACACATCACATTTTAAAAGCGCATCATAAGTTGCAATCACATATTCCATGCAATCTTCCGGGATACTAGCCCGCATATTCGATAAACTTTCCACAAGAACAGGCCATTTCAGTTTTCGAATCAATGACCATAAATATTCGTGTTTTGTTCCAAGGGCAAGTTCTCCAATAACCATAAACCCTTTTTTTGTTTCCCGAATGATCGATGATAGCGCATTCATTGCTTCCTTGCTTGGTATGATGGAGCTTGGGAAGCTTGAGATAAACGAGCTTTTTGGCAATTCATCCATAAAATCAATAAGGAGCGGTTCACGGAATGGAACATTGATATGTACCGGGCCAAAAGGATGAGTATTTGCCATACTCACAGCCCGCGCCACGTGCCGTTCGATAAACGGCAATGTTTGATGATATTCATCAGGTATTGGAAATTCAGCAAACCATTTTACATGCTTGCCATATAAATCAAGCTGATTGATCGCTTGAGGGGCACCGACTTCCCGCAATTCATGAGGCCGATCTGCAGTGATGACCACAAGCGGAACGCGGGCATATTTTGCTTCCACAATAGCAGGAAAATAGTTTGCTGCAGCCGTCCCTGATGTGCAGAGCAAAACGGCAGGTTTCCCTTTGGCCTTCGCTAACCCTAACGCAAAAAAAGCCGCTGAGCGTTCATCTACCTGGCGATAAATATTCAATTCTTTCGTTGAGGCAAAAGCATAGGCTAACGGCGTTGACCGTGAACCTGGGCTTATTACGACATCTTCCACCCCATTTTGCACGAGGGAAGCAACGATTTTGTAAACATAGTCCGTTAATATTTTACATTCACTCATTGAATTGTCCTCCTAAAGCCCTTAACATTGGACGAAACTTCACCAATGTTTCTTCATATTCCGTCATCGGATTGGAATCAGCGACAATTCCTCCGCCAGCATAGAGATAGGCTTTATCATCAATCAACGCAGCAGAACGGATGGCCACGACAAATTCTCCATTTCCATCGGCATCCATCCATCCAATAGGCCCTGCATATAAACCACGGTTCATTTTTTCATACTTGCGAATCATTTCAAGTGCCTTATTTCTTGGCACTCCACCAAGTGCCGGCGTTGGATGCAAATATTTAACTAACTGCAATATCGTTGCATCATTGTATAATTTTCCTTCCACCGGCGTATATAAATGTTGGATATCACGTATTTTCAATAATTTTGGCCGTTTTGGAACGCGGTATTCTTCACAAAGTTTCTTAAAAGTTTTTTCAATCATTTCAACAACATATTGATGTTCCTTTAAATTTTTGGAATCATTCAACAATTGTTCCCCTAGTCGTTTATCCTCTTCCGCCGTTTTCCCTCTTTTAATGGATCCAGCTACACACGCAGAATACGCATATTGTTTTTTCACTTTGACTAAGCGCTCTGGGGTTGCGCCAAAAAACAACAAATGATCCCGTTCAAGACCAAATAAAAAACTTTCCGGCTGTTCATTCATAATCTGATAAATCACTTGAGGGGAAGATGGCTGATTTTTAAAAGCAAGTTCCAACGAACGAGCAATGACAACTTTATCCGCCTCTTTTTGGCGAATTAAATTAGTCACCTTCTCAACTGCTTGAAAATAGTTGTCCTTATTTCGTTCATGGATAGAACAAATTTCCGGTTTCTCATATGTCTTCAATTCTTTCACTTGGGCAGCATGAATCAATCGATCCCTTTCATCCCTCAATTCATCAAATAGGGCCGCTGAATTTTGCTGCTCAGTGATCAAATGAATGCTGACATAGGTTTTCTCATGTTTTTTAATTAACTGGAAAGTCGCGACTGTAAAATAACTTTGAGGAAACTCGTCCCATTCTCCCAGTTCCCTATTGTCCGGATCAAAGGTAAAACCCCCAAATAAAATAGGCTGAGATTCCTGTTCCTCCATGACAATATTTCTTGTCAATTCTTTCCACTTCTGTTCGATTTCATCAAATCTCTGATGATTTCCTCTATTTTCAAAAACAATTGCTTGTCCAAGTCCGACAATCGTCAATGTTTTTTCTCGATTTTGCCAAAAAAACCGTTTTCCTTTGTAATCCTTCTCTCCCGCCGCAAAAAAAGCCAACGGAGACAACTGATTCACTTCAATCGTTTCGATATAAAATGATAATTTATTGGATGCCACTTCAACTTCAGTGGTTTTTAACCACTTTTGCTGCATGAACAAAACCTCCGTAAAAAGCGATTTCTGTTTCCATAAAAATAGCAGAATCTTTCTTCCTGCTTCTCTATTCCTTCATATGATTGCCTTTCCGAACAACGCAATATCTATTTTATCATATCATTTTTTTAGTACTAATAATAATACTTTTATCTTTCCTCCGAGAGCTTCTTTCATTCCATGCAAACAAAAAAATGCCAAAGAGAAACTCTTGGCAATGAATGAAGCAACATCGCATAAAAGCTTTATGCAAATTGCTTAACGTAATTTACAAATCCAGCTTCTGAAAACAGTTTTACTTCTTCTTTTGTAAATTCTTTTCTTAAACGGTCAATGATATTTGGAAATTCCGAAGCATTCGATAAATGATGAACGGACAAGGGATCCATCCCATCAAAATCAGATCCAAACCCGACATTTTCTGCCCCTACTAAATGGGATAAATATTTGATATGCTCCACTAATTTTTCAATCGTTGTTGTTTCCTTTTCCTTCTCAATGAGCGGAGGATAGAACACAACATGAATGCGTCCGCCCTTCTCAACGAGCATTTTCACCTGCTCATCCGTTAAATTTCTCGGATGGTCACAGAGAGTTCGAGAATTGCAATGACTGGCAATCACTTTTTTAGCAAGAGGTATTAAATCATAAAATCCTCTTTCATTTAAATGGGCAACATCAATGATAATATCCCGCTCGTTTAATAACTCAATCACTTTTTTTCCAAAAGGTTTAATCCCTTTTGTTGAATCTTCTGATGCACCATAACCCACTTTATTTTCATAATTCCACGTTAATCCGACAATTTTTACGCCTGCATCTAAAATGACTTTTAACTTTTCAATATCATCATCGATGGCATCACATCCTTCTAAACTCAATACAGCACCAATTTGTCCATCTTCCAGTTCATCAATTTGATTCCAATCTTTAATATGAACCATACCCGGCTCGCTTAAAACAAATTTATGGAAAGCCTGAATTTGGCGCAGGACTTCCTTAAACTTTTGCTCTTTTGGAATGCTTGGATGAATAAAAATTGCAAATACCTGGACTTTTACATTCCCGCCTTTTAGCCTTTCATAATTCGAATAAATTCTGGAATCATTGCGGAAATTGGCATTCTCAAATCGAGCTAATTTTGTTAATGCATCACAATGCAAGTCTATTACTTTCATTCATTTCTTCTACTCCCTAAATAGATATTGTCACTATAGTATATATCATTTTAAAAAAAAAGGGTTCTTTGTCAAATGGTGTTGGTGAATAAATTTTAGTGATATTATTTGGTAATATGTATTCGGATAGCTTAGGGGAAATTCGAGGTTCCCCTAAGCTGTTTTTATTTTCGCTAAGTTTTGGGTAATGAATATTCGGTTTCTAAAGTGATAGAAGGATCGATAACCGAAAGAAATGCGTTTAATCACTTTGATTTTGTTATTAATCCCCTCTAAAATGCCGTTGTTATAATCGTATTTCAACGTATTCTCCACGTAATTGATGTATTTGTTGATTGTCTTGATGGCGGTTTTCATATAGCTGGAAACAATATTTTGTTTATTCTCTAATGTTTTCTTTAGGAGCTCAAAGTCTTTGATTTTGATGCAATGTTGCACGTATTGATATAACTCATAGGACGCCTTTAATTCAGAATCTAAATCAATGAGATAGTGGAGAATCTCCACCTCACACATATGCTTTTTAAAGCAACGATGATATGTATAGATCTTATAATCAAGTTTTGTTTGATCTTTCAGAAGGAGCTTCCAGTATTTTTTCAATTTATTGTAATTCTTTTTATCCCGATTCATGACGTTGATGCGCGTTTTGTTTAAAGCTCTGCTAAATAGTTGGAGGATATGGAATTTGTCGAGTATGATTTCCGCTTTAGGGAAAACTTCTTGGAAATATAAGGGCTGTACATATCGATGACAATCGTTTTTACCGCATCTCTCGCCTTCTTGGAATACCGTAAGAAATACTCTTTGAGGACATGTAATCTCCGGTCCTCCACGATATCCACAATCTCCCCCGTTTCAGAGTCGCAGAAAATAAAGGACATCGCTCCAGCTGCGGATTTCACTGATTTAAACTCGTCAAAACACAGGTGCTTAGGAAGATAGTGAACATTCGGCTGATAGTAACTATAAAAGCTGTCAATGACTCTACTGACAGTGGCATGAGAAACATTATGTTTCATCGCAATATCTTTTTCGGATATTTTATCTTTGGCGTTTAAAGCAATCGCTACTTTAGTATTGTTGGAAATACAACAGTTTTTAGCCACGACGCTCGTTTTTAAAGTAAACGTGGAATGACAATGTTTACAGAAATAACGCTGTTTACGCAATTTTAAGTAGGTATGAAAACCTGAAACACTAGGCATTTTAATGAGAGACGTTTTAAAACCGTGTTTAATGATTTGATCATCGAAGACATGGCCACAAGCATAGCACGCTTTTGGTTGATACGTTAACGTCCCATGAAAGACTTTCGCTTTTACTTTTTTGATCGTTTCGGTAGAACAAAAATTTTCATCAAATGTGATATTTTTGTCTTTTATATTGAGTAGGTTTCGTATAGAATGATGGTGAGACATGTGACGCAACTCCTTTGGAAAATGTGTTTTGGCGATTACATTTTACCAGAGTTTTGTCACTGTCTCCTTTTTTTGTTCAAAAAAATTGGTGCTGGTTTTTACTCACCAACACCAAATATTATAGAGCCAAATTTATTCACCAACACCATTTGACAGTAAGCCCGAATTCAAACGACGCATATCAATCGATCGTACCTCCCTGTAAGATAGAGTTATCGATTACAGAGGAGGTGTTTTTGTTTGGCAGTTGAAAAATTAAATATCGTCCCTGTCAATTTGGAATCCGATTCTGATTCAACTTCACCCTCAACGAGTCGTGGTCCTCTCAAACCTGTATGCGTTATTCAAGCAACAAATTTTAAAATCTCCTTTTACCCCGGTGTAAAACCTCACATCATTCAAACGGTCATCAAGGAGTTGAATAGCAGTGATTCATGATTTTACTAAGTGTAAAAATATCTATATCATTTGTGGTCGTACGGATATGAGAAAAGGAATTGATGGTCTTGCCACCTTAATTCAGGATTCTTTCGAACTGGATCCATATAGCAACGCCATTTTCTTATTTTGTGGACGGAAGAAAGACCGGTATAAATGTTTATATTTTGATGGGGATGGCTTCGCCATGTTATACAAACGAATCGATAATGGCAAACTCCAATGGCCCAGAAACGAAAATGAGGTTCGAAATCTGACTCAACAGGAGCTTAGATGGTTACTGGAAGGGCTCTCGATTCAACAACCTAAAGCCATCCAAAAATCGAAAAAAGGTGTCTTCTAAATACCGATTCATGATATAATCAACTCTATATAGAATCAGTACGGAAAAGTGGTGGATGTTGTGAACAATGATTCATACGAAAAGTTAATTCAGTCATTAGAAGAGCAACTAGCTCATGCCAATCAAAAAAATGATGAATTGTTGAAACAAATTGAATTATTGTCACAACAAGTTCGTTATTTAACTAAACGGCTTTATGGCTCAAAATCTGAAAAATCAAAGTATCAAGCTCCAGATGGACAGTGTTCTTTGTTTGATGACGACCCTTTTTTTAATGAACCTGAGCACACAGGAGAAAAAAGCACGGACACTGTGACATACACAGTTGTTCGTAAACGACATAACAAGAAAAAACGAAATGATTCTTTTATGGATGGTTTAGAAATTGAAGAAATTCATCATCATCCAGAAAACTTACAATGCGAGTGTTGTCAATCACTTATGACAGAGATTGGTAGCACTATTGTGCGGGAAGAAGCAAAATTCATACCAGCTACCATGAAGCGTGTTCAGCATATTGAACACGCTTATGAGTGCAGGTCTTGTAAAAAAGATTCGAATAAAGACTCACAAATCAAACGTGGAAAAGCACCGCAACCTGCCATTCTGCGAAGTATCGCAGGACCAACGGTCTTAGCAAAACTCATCTATGATAAATTTATTCTTTATTTACCCTTATATAGGCAGGTAAAGGAATGGCATCGTTATGGTTTACTAACCAATGATAAGAACCTATCCAACTGGGTGATTCGCACGGCAGAAGATTGGCTTCTTCCATTATATAATCGAATGAAAGAAACCCTCATGAAAAAATCAATTCTTCATGTCGATGAAACCTATGCCCAAGTATTGAACCGCTCAGATGGAAAGCCAGCTCAATCTAAAGCTTACAACTGGGTGTTCCGTAGCGTAGGATCTCAAGGTCCAGCAATTGTTCTGTTCCATAGTGCTTTATCCCGAAGTCGGGAAATTTTGACTGACTTTATGAAAGGCTTTAAAGGGACGATTATC encodes the following:
- a CDS encoding Dps family protein; protein product: MENDKLIQQLNELVSTYSVLYTKLHNYHWYVTGPSFFTLHEKFEELYNEITTNLDEVAERILTKGGKPVATMKEHLELSRVKEAAGSESAEEMVQTIIDDFKATMKLIKEAMEEAANQGDDRTEDMLNATFQSLEKHTWMLSAFLGK
- the yidD gene encoding membrane protein insertion efficiency factor YidD, which codes for MKHLFIWLIRFYRKFISPLTPPTCRFYPTCSQYGLQAFEKHGAIKGLILTTIRILKCHPFHPGGIDPVPDKWPSKKK
- a CDS encoding metal ABC transporter solute-binding protein, Zn/Mn family; its protein translation is MKKFIVFMLAAVMMLLAACSNDEPTKEANNQIKIYTTVYPLEYFAKQIGGEFVDVSSIYPPGANEHTFEPTQKDMIALADADLFFYIGLGLEGFVDNAKKSLENEHVKFVAVAEQVDEEKLHTSTGHSHEEAGEEQEHEHHHGDVDPHLWLSPMISKDLAFTIKNELVKLLPEQEETFNQNYEEITKRLDELDQQFQELANNASKKTFFVSHASFGYIAGHYGLTQVPIAGLNSQSEPSQKELAEIVDLAKKFDIKYILFEQNVSSKLTSVIQKEIGAESLMLHNLSVLTEEDIQNKEDYFTLMEKNIQTLEKALNS
- a CDS encoding o-succinylbenzoate--CoA ligase, translating into MYPNWILQRAYLTPNRVGLTFEGKQWTFEEIKEISVQRAGQLAALGIDRGSRVAILGENDADTIFVMYACMHLQCEMVILNRKLTKSELAYQIEDAQVTTVLVHDQDMPLLPENVDFRLFSEIENSDWHSIEIRKEWQAEQTISIMYTSGTTGFPKGVRQTVENHQSNALSSVLNIGLSEKDVWLCAVPLFHISGFSILVRSLLYGNEVKLYRKFDSELIAQDIISGRVTHISLVAVMLERILHVLEEREAKASPAFKLVLAGGGSFPIDYLKRAGERGMKVLQTYGMTETSSQTATLPAEDAFRKIGSAGKPLFFNQIKILGAKEPFEEGEICIRGPHVTPGYIGRFENNPSTEDGWLHTGDIGYLDDEGYLYVVDRRSDLIISGGENIYPAEVENVLMGHPAIKEAGVCGMEDDTWGQVPVAFVVLKKDAAIEEILEYCKGHLAKYKVPKNVYVVDALPRNASNKLMRRKLKELLS
- the menB gene encoding 1,4-dihydroxy-2-naphthoyl-CoA synthase, with the protein product MAREWKTLHTYEDIKYEYYNGIAKITINRPEVRNAFRPKTVEEMIDAFSRARDDSKIGVIILTGEGDKAFCSGGDQKVRGHGGYVGEDNIPRLNVLDLQRLIRVIPKPVIAMVAGYSIGGGNVLQVVCDLTIAADNAIFGQTGPKVGSFDGGYGAGYLARIVGHKKAREIWYLCRQYNAQEALEMGLVNKVVPLEQLEDETVKWCEEILEKSPTAIRFLKAAFNADSDGLAGLQQFAGDATLLYYTTDEAKEGRDAFKEKRKPNFGQFPRFP
- the menH gene encoding 2-succinyl-6-hydroxy-2,4-cyclohexadiene-1-carboxylate synthase, translating into MATLTIRGVQVNVEIWHEQKQETLVLLHGFTASTKTWQRIIELLSDTVKIVAIDLLGHGKTESPKDPSRYSMIEQVKDLEEIFQQLDLHDFTLLGYSMGGRVALSYAVRFPKRIKRLILESSSPGLQTEEEQALRRQSDERLADEIEEKGIHWFVEKWENIPLFASQKRLPKEVQQAVREERLSQTEMGLANSLRGMGTGAQASLWRKLIRLNMPVVLITGELDEKFVRIAEEMMLQLPNAQHITVPNVGHSIHVENPEQFATIIKGVL
- the menD gene encoding 2-succinyl-5-enolpyruvyl-6-hydroxy-3-cyclohexene-1-carboxylic-acid synthase; translated protein: MSECKILTDYVYKIVASLVQNGVEDVVISPGSRSTPLAYAFASTKELNIYRQVDERSAAFFALGLAKAKGKPAVLLCTSGTAAANYFPAIVEAKYARVPLVVITADRPHELREVGAPQAINQLDLYGKHVKWFAEFPIPDEYHQTLPFIERHVARAVSMANTHPFGPVHINVPFREPLLIDFMDELPKSSFISSFPSSIIPSKEAMNALSSIIRETKKGFMVIGELALGTKHEYLWSLIRKLKWPVLVESLSNMRASIPEDCMEYVIATYDALLKCDVFKQYAACDTVIRFGAQPISKFLTIFLTETQPQNYVVIDEDPLFRDSSSVSTHSIHASIGPWLEELEVHSAMDEGYLNLWQRAEQIAMKHIQTYSEQDEGAFVQYLLEHLPEKSDLFVSNSMPIRDIDTFLLPTKKDIQIFANRGANGIDGVMSTAFGFSKGRENRETYLLIGDLAALHDLNAFLLTRYQPCKLTVIVLNNDGGGIFSYLSQATVKEYYEDLFGTPTALHFQEAANMYEMDYINIKHFDEREKLFENSEQPLRLIEITTNRDENVQAHRRLWQQIHLELKEWLH